The DNA segment TTGAAGGTGACCTTGATAAACTCCATGGAATAATGGATGTTGATGGGGATATGAAGAGTTTTGACCAATATGCGGTAGAATTGTACCAAAAAGGATTAGTATCTAAAGAAGAGGCAATGAGTGCTTGCTCCAATGAAGAAGCCTTCGAACGAATTGTGTCGGGTATCAAGTCCTCTGAAGGTCGCAAGATTCTAAAATAGCCTTATTTAATAAAGAAAAAACCGTATACAAGCCCTATGACAATAAAAACAAGGGGTGGAATTCTGTAAATAAAGAAGAAAAGAAAACTGGTCAAAAGAAGAATTATAGATATAACAGAAATTGGGAGAAGGGTTACTAAAAAAAAGTGGTAAGACAAAAGAATAAGTTGTCCTATAATAGCAATATTAATCCCTCTTAAAAAAGATTGAACATTTTTATTGTCTTTGAAATTATTTTGAAGATTAATAAGAATTTGTAAAAATAGAAAAGCAGGGAGAAAAATCATAAAAGTAGCAAAAAGAGCACCTAAAATTCCATGTAAATAATATCCCAGAAATGTTGCAATAATAGCAAAGGGACCAGGTGTAGCCTGACTTATGGCTATACCTACAATAAAATCATGATTTGAAATCCAGTGTAATTTATTTACAAATATGTTTTGCAAGAGAGGGAGAAGTGCATACCCACCACCAAAAAAAATAAAGCCTATTCCAAAAAAAATAAAACTAATTGTGATAATTGAAGGTGTGCCTATCATAGAAAAGAGGACAGGTAAACCGTAAGATATTTTATTAGGCTGTATAAAAAAAATGGGTAGTAAGTTTTTTTCCTTTTCTTTTATAAAGTGGGAATACAAAACCTGAAAAAAGCCAGAAAAAAGAAGTAACACAACATAGTTTATATTAAGTATTCCACCTATTATTACAAGAGATATAATGAGTAAGAACCCAATGTCTTTTTTTATCTTAATAGATAAATCAAAGGCTGTGGACAGCATAAGAGCTATTATGACAGGGGAAATACCTTTTAATAAATATTGAAAATTGAATAGTTTATTAAACTTAAAATAAAGTCCAGTAAGAACACAAACAATAACAAAAGAAGGCAGTAAAAAAAAGAATGTAGATAAAATAGAACCCCAAATTCCCTTTAACTTTCTGCCTATGAAAGAAGTGGTGTTTACAGCAAAAGCCCCTAAAAATTGGCTTAAACTTATACCTATTGTAAAATCTTCATCCGTAATTAATTGTTTCTGTTCCACAAAACGATGCTTAATCATGGAAATAATTACCCATCCCCCTCCAAAGCCAATAGTCCCTATTTTTAAAAATTCCCAACATAGTTGAAATAGGGATATATTTCCAATATTTTTTTTCTTTTCTTCTTGTAAGGATTGCATTTTTAGGTGAGTAGATATTAACGTTAATTGAAGTTGGAAGTATTATACCACTTTTGTATAATAACTGTGTTATTATGGACGAAAAGCAACAACAAAAAGGAAACAAATTATGAAAATAAAAATAATCGTATTTACATTATTTATTGTTATTAGTTTGTTTATATTGTTTTTAAATAGTTTTGTTTGTGCTGAAGAAAAAACATTAAAAAATTATTACTGTAGTAAATGTGGAACTCACATAGAAGCGGTTAATCAACCGATGATGGGAAATTGTCAGGCAGGAGGAGGGCATTCATGGCGTTGTTTAGGCGAAGTAGGGGAGAGAAATTATCAATGTAGTAAATGTGGATTGGTTATAAAATCAAAAGACACTCCTTTTGGAGGTGTTCCCTGCAAAAATGGTGGAGGCCACAATTGGAAAAGGATTTCATAATTTGTTAATAATTTATATACTATAACATTAAGATATTATATTTAACAGAAGGGATTGCTTATGGGTAATATTTTAGAACAAATTGCAATGTGTGTCGAAAGAGGAAAAGTTAACAAGAATTCTCCTTATCCACCTGATATGCGTGGTCAAGATGGAGCAGAAGAATTAGTTCAACAAGCGTTGGCACAAGGGATACCAGCAGTAAAAATTCTAAATGAAGGTTTGATGAAAGGCATGAGCGTAATTGGCAAAAAGTTTAGTCTGAATGAAGTGTTTGTGCCAGATGTTCTAATGTCAGCACGAGCAATGAATGCAGGTATGCCTTTTCTAAAAAGTGCCTTTGAAAGAGGTGAAGCAAAACATAAAGGGATTTTTATTATTGGTACAGTTCAAGGAGATTTGCATGATATAGGTAAAAACCTTGTTCGAATGATGATGGAAGGAGCTGGCTGGAAAGTAATTGATTTGGGTGTTGATACAGCCCCTGAAAAATTTCTCGGAGCATTAAAAGAAAATCCAGGTGCTGTTGTCGGAATGAGTGCACTGTTGACCACTACCATGATTAATATGGAAAAAGCAGTTAAAGTCCTGAAATCGGAAGTGCCTGATGTAACTATTGTCGTAGGAGGTGCACCATTAACTCAAGATTTTTGTGATAAAATAGGAGCAGATGCCTATTCACCAGACCCACAAGGTTGTATTGAATATCTCGATGCAAAATTAGGATTAGCATGTTAAGAAAATACTATGGAAACAATTCTTTCAGGCTTATTATCATTAAAATATGAACCTGTAGCAATATTATGGTCAAATCAAAAACCAGAACATGCTATCGAATTTAAACCTGGCAAATGGGGTTGTGTAATGTGGTGGTTCGTTAGTTCTGCCAAGGGGAAGACAGCGGTATTCTCTCGGGAAACTTATGGTTGTTGGGGAGGTGGAATTGGACTTGGTTTCGGAAATTGCTATAAAGACTTTCCAGGAGGTGAAGATTGTTTTTGTAGGTTTCTTTCGACAGGAAATAAAGGACATCCGATTGGTGAAGGTGTTGCAGAACAAATTAAAAATTTTGTTACCCCTGAATTTATGCAGGATTTTCTTCATGGAGAAGGGTATCTATCTTCACCAGAACAAGTCCAGAATTTTATTCAGTCATTGCCCATAATAGACATTCCATATGAGTATGTTATCTTTAAGCCTCTATCTCAAATAAATACCGATATTGAACAGCCCAAGACCGTTGTCTTTTTAGTGGAACCACATCAATTGTCCGCATTAATAATTCTTGCCAATTTTCGTAGTAGGACAATGAATAATGTTATTGTCCCGTATTCAGCAGGATGCCAGACAATAGGTATTTGGGCGTATGCAAACGATGATGATAATGACCCAAAAGCAGTTATTGGTCTGACCGATATTTCTGCTCGATTAAATGTAAAAAAGCAGATAGGTGATAACTATTTAACAATTACTTTCCCATGGAAATTATTTTTACAAATAGAAGAGGATGCCCCAAACAGTTTTTTAGTAAAAGAAACATGGAGCCATTTAACAAAAGGAAAAGGGATTGGTGAGGGAGAATCTTAATGGATAGTATTTTATCATTAATAAAGGCAGGTAAAGTGTTGGTTGGTGATGGTGGATGGGGAACTTTATTAATAAAGGCTGGTATGCAAGCAGGGGAATGTCCTGAACTATGGAATATAGACCATCCTGACATTGTAAGTGATATTGCCATTTCCTATAAAGAAGCAGGAGCCGATTTGGTTTCTACTAATAGTTTCGGCGGAAATCGAATAAAATTAAAATCGTATGGTTTAGAAAATAAGGCAAAAGAACTCAATAGAAAATCTGCTTACCTGACAAGGAAAGCAGTAGGCGAAGAACATCATGTTCTCGCGTCTATTGGTCCCAGTGGAAAGTTCATTATAATGGGTGATGTATCTGAAGATGAATTATACGAAGCATTTCGTGAGCAGGCTATAGCATTAGAAGAAGGAGGGGCTGATGCATGCACAATAGAAACAATGTCCGATTTAGATGAAGCTCGATGTGCAATATATGCTGTAAAAGAAAACACAAACTTAGAGATAATTGTAAGTTTTACTTTTAAGAGAAGTAGTGATGGAGAACGGTTTAATACAATGATGGGAACAACGCCCGAAACGTTTATTCAAGAAATGAAAAAAATAGGGGTGCCTATTCTTGGTGTAAATTGTACATTAAGCGTTGAGGATATGAATGTTTTGTTACAAAAAATGTATACCTATGAAAAAGAAACACCCTTTTTAGTATATCCCAATGCGGGACAACCTCAATTAACTAATGAAGGAATTCGTTATCCAGAAACACCAGAAATCTTTAAAAAATATGTTTTTGATTTTTATAAAAATGGAGCCAGAATTATTGGCGGATGTTGTGGAAGCACACCAGAACATATACGAGCAATACGGAATGAAGTTGAAAGAATATCGCAAATATGAAATCTGGTAGTAGGAAGAAGAGGAGAACAATAAAACACCCAACATTAATGGAAATTTACAATACCCTATCTGATTTTTATGGACCAACAGGCTGGTGGCCTGGAGATACCCCTTTTGAAATAGCCATAGGGGCAATATTAACCCAAAATACAGCATGGTCTAATGTGGAAAAAGCCATTGAGAGTTTAAAAAAAGAAAACTTATTAGAGCCCTATAAAATAATTCATTGTAATCGAACTCAATTGGAACAAGCTATACGTCCCTCGGGATACTTCAGACAAAAAGCAGAACGGCTCATCATATTTTGCAATTATTTAATTGACAAATATAATGGAAAAATAGAAAAAATGAAACAAAAAAATACATCTGAACTAAGAAATGAATTGCTAAATATAAAAGGTATTGGTCCTGAAACAGCAGATGATATTTTACTATATGCTTGCGGACATCGAATCTTTGTTGTAGATTCATACACAAAACGAATCTTTTCAAGACACGGAATTCTCGACGAAAAATTAAAATACAGTGAGATACAAAACTATTTCCATAAATATTTACCTCAAGATGTCTATATTTATAAAGAATATCATGGACTTATTGTATGGACAGGAAAAGACTACTGCCGAAAGGTGCCTAAATGTTCTCTGTGTCCTTTAAATAAATATCCTATTTTTAATTTACAAAATGATGTTTGATTTATATTTTCGATAAATGGTATAATAACTCAACTTTTATCTGCCTGTCTATAATCCTATTAGTTTTAGCGGAAAGTAAATCTATAAAAACTGTAAGAGTAATAATACTATAAACAATTAAATTAAGGAGAAATGTTATGCCATTAGTTCCAATGAGACAAATTCTTGATGAAGCAGCCAAAGGTGGTTACGGTGTTGGTGCTTTCAATGTGAATAATATGGAGCAAATACAAGCAATTATGCAGGCTGCAAATGATACTAATAGTCCTGTAATAATACAGGCGAGTCGGGGTGCATTGAAATATAGTAAGATGATTTATCTGAAAAAATTGATGGAAGCGGCAGTAGAAGAATATCCACATATTCCTGTAGCATTGCACTTAGACCATGGAAACAGTGTAGAGACATGCAAGAAGGCAATTGAACTTGGTTTTACATCCGTAATGATAGACGGTTCATTGAAGGAAGATGGGAAAACGCCAAATAGTTATAAAGGTAATCTTGAAATTACAATAAAGGTGATTGAATTAGCCCATCCGTTAGGTGTAACAGTAGAAGCGGAATTGGGTTGTCTTGGTGGAATTGAAGATGGACATGGAGCAGGTTTGTCAGATAAAGATGTGGAAGCCCATTTAACAGACCCTGCACAGGCAGAAGAATTTGTAAAATTAACAGGTGTTGATGCTCTTGCAGTTGCAATTGGAACAAGTCATGGCGCTTATAAATCCTCCAGAAAAGACCCCGTTACAGGGAAAGTATTACCACCGAAGTTAGCCATGGACCGTATTATCGAAATTCATAAGAGAATGCCGAATTGTCATATGGTTATGCATGGCTCCAGTTCTGTTCCACAAGAATTAGTGGACATTATCAACAAATATGGTGGTAAAATGCCAGACACACAAGGTATTCCATTAGAAGAGATTAAAAAAGGTATTGAGAATGGAGTCCGCAAAGTAAATGTAGATACTGATAGTCGTCTTGCGATAACTGGTGCTATTCGTAAGGTATTTTGGGAACAGCCAGAAAAATTTGACCCCAGAGAATATCTTGGACCTGCACGTGAAGCGGCATATCACGTATATGTTGAGAGAATGAAAGCTTTCGGTCAGGCTGGTCATGCTGGTGACTATAAGCCATTGACTCTTGAAGATATGAAAGCTTATTACAAGAAGTAATATTTTTTATTCACATAGAATTTCTATAAGTAATATTTTTATCAAAATAAATTGAATAAAGGAGTGTTTTAAATGTGTGGAATTGTAGGTTACATAGGTCCTAAAAATGCAGTAGAAATTATCCTCTCTGGTTTGCACCGATTAGAATACCGTGGTTATGACTCCGCAGGTGTTGCAGTTGTAAATGAAAAAGGTTTGGAATTTATTAAAAGTGTCGGGAAACTCAAAGTACTTGATGCAAAATTGGAACAACACCCAATAAAGGGGCAATTAGGTATAGGACATACACGCTGGGCAACCCATGGAGAGCCCTCGGAAGTCAATTCCCATCCACATTTTGATATGAACATGGAAATTGCTGTTGTCCATAACGGCATTATTGAAAATTTTCACGAACTCCGCGAACAATTACAAGCAGAGGGTGTTAAGTTCAGGAGTCAGACAGACACCGAGACCATAGTTCATCTTGTAAGAAAATACTATGATGGTGATTTATTTAAGGCAGTTCAACGTGCCCTCAAAGATTTAAGGGGTGCTTATGCCATCGGTGTGATATGCAAGAATAACCCAGACGTTCTCGTAGCTGCAAGGAACGGCAGTCCACTTATTGTAGGTATAGGAGATGGAGAAGGATATATCGCTTCGGATGTGCCTGCTATTATGAAATATACCCGAAAAGTTATTTACATTGATAATGGACATGTCTGTGAGATAAAGAAGGATACTATTTGCATAGAGGATGTGGATGGAAATCCCATCCCTGTTCATGTTCACAATGTCGAATGGGATGATTCCGCAGCGGAGAAAGAAGGCTATCCTCACTTTATGTTAAAAGAAATTTTTCAACAAGCAGAAGTTCTTCAAAGCACGCTTCGTGGACGAGTGGAAGAAGGTTCTGATAAAGTGCAGTTAAGAGATATGAACATTTCTGAAGAAGAGTTAAAAGCTTGCCAGAAAATTTATGTTGTTGCATGTGGGACTGCATGGCATGCAGGAATGGTTGGCAAATACCTCATAGAAAAATTTGCACGTGTCCCTGTAGAGTTAGATTTAGCATCAGAGTTCCGTTATAGAGACCCAATTATTCCCCCAAATACAATTTTAATTGCGGTTTCACAATCAGGCGAAACTGCCGATACCTTAGAAGCCATCCGAATTGCCAAAAGTCGAGGTGCAAAGGTCGCATCCATTGTTAATGTTGTCGGTTCCAGCGTTGCACGTGAATCGCATGGGGTTATCTATCAGCAGGCAGGACCTGAAATTGGTGTTGCTTCTACAAAGGCATATACATCACAATGTATGGCATTTGCATTATTTACAATATGGTTAGGGCAAATTCGTGGGACACTCACAAAACAACAAGCCCGTGAAATGATAGAACATTTAAGAACGATTCCTGCAAAGGTTGATTATGTTTTGAAAAATCATGAAAAGGTGAAAGAATTAGCAAATCGTCCTGAATATAAAGACGCAGAAAGTTGCTTCTATTTAGGAAGAAATTTCAATTTCCCGAGTGCTTTAGAAGGTGCCTTGAAACTGAAAGAAATTAGTTATATCCATGCAGAAGGTTATGCTGCAGGGGAGATGAAGCATGGTCCGATAGCACTTGTAACCGAGACCTTCCCCGTTATTTGTATAGCAGTAAAAGGCGAAACTTACGAGAAGATGGTGTCAAATATTCAAGAAATAAAAGCAAGACGCGGTTTGGTTATAAGTGTAGCCACAGAAGGCGATGATGATATTGTTGCTCATAGCCGTGATGTTATCTATGTTCCTGATTGTTATGAGCCATTTAGCCCAATAGTTGTGGCTGTTCCATTACAACTTTTCGCTTATTACATAGCAGTTAATCGTGGTTGTGATGTAGACCAACCTCGCAATTTAGCCAAAAGCGTTACCGTCGAATAAAAGTTAACAAATAAAAATAAAAACGGGCAAATTAAAATAATTTGCCCGTTTTTTATTTCTATAATTAATATTACGCCTTACCTAAAAATATATTAATAAATTATGGTTTTTGTGTATTTTGCTTGTAGAAAATACGAAAACACTTTTTTCATTTATACCCTTTATGTGCTTCATAATAAATAATAGAGGGCATAGAGTATTACAACTGTGTGAAATTTTAATATAGGATTTAGTAACGATAGTGGTCGGGTTTGTAGGGTCCGTCAATGGGTACACCGATGTAGTCGGCTTGTTTTTGGGTAAGACGGTCTAATTTTACACCGATCTTTTCAAGGTGTAGTCTGGCAACTTCTTCGTCTAATTTCTTGGGTAGTGTATAAACTTTACCTTTTTCATATTTTTCAGGTTCAGTAAATAATGCAATTTGGGCGAGAGTTTGATTAGTAAATGAGTTAGACATTACAAAGGAGGGATGTCCTGTTGCACAGCCTAAATTAACTAATCTACCACGGGCAAGCAGGATGATTTCTTTGCCATCTGGAAAAATAAACTTGTCTACCTGAGGCTTGATGTTTTCTTCACGGATATTTTCCTGTTTTTCGAGCCAATCCACATCAATTTCTGCATCGAAATGACCAATATTGCAAAGTATAGCTCGGTGTTTCATTTTGAGCATGTGTTCACCACGAATAACATCGCAACAGCCTGTCGCAGTAACAAAAATATCGCCAATAGGAGCCGCATCTTCCATTCTCATAACTTCGTAGCCTTCCATTGCTGCCTGTAGAGCACAGATAGGGTCAATTTCGGTGATGATAACACGAGCACCCAATCCTCTCATTGCTTGGGCACAACCTTTGCCAACATCACCATAACCAGCAACCACAACTGTTTTCCCAGCAATCATAACATCGGTGGCTCTTTTAATCCCGTCGCCTAAAGATTCCCTACAACCGTAGAGGTTATCAAACTTTGATTTTGTAACGGAGTCATTGACGTTCATGGCACGAGTGAGCAGTTTGCCTTCTTTCATCATTTGATAGAGCCGATGGACACCAGTGGTAGTTTCTTCTGATACGCCAATCCAATTTTCGACTGTGCGATGCCAGCGGTCAGGGTCTTCTTGATAAATCTGGTGAAGTAGACTATCTACAATTTGTAGTTCTTTATGTCCATCACTGATAGGAGGAAGCTTTCCAGTTTTACGGACATGTTCTTCTAATTCATATCCACGATGAATGAGTAGCGTAGCATCGCCACCGTCATCTACTATCATATTAGGTGTTTCACCGTTAGGGAAGCACATGGCTTGATAGGTACACCACCAGTATTCTTCTAATGATTCCCCTTTCCATGCGAAGACAGGAGTTCCTGATGCAACAATAGCGGCAGCAGCCTGGTCTTGTGTAGAGAATATATTGCAAGAAGCCCAGCGAACATCTGCTCCTAATATTTTAAGTGTTTCAATTAATACAGCGGTTTCAATGGTCATGTGAAGAGAACCCATGATACGAGCACCTTTTAATGGCTGTTTTGTAGCATATCGTTCACGGAGAGCCATTAATCCGGGCATTTCATGTTCTGCTAATTCAATTTCTTTTCTCCCTAATTCTGCTAATTTAATGTCTTTAATTTTGTAGGGGAGGCCTGAGTGAATTTTTGGAAAACTTATGGGAGCAACTGCCATATTTCAACTCCTTTTTAGTGAGAGGTTTTCGTTATTTTGTTAATTATCTATATATTTTAAACGATTTAAGGTGGCTCTTTCACGTTTGTAATTATTGAAATGTAATATTTCCAAAGCAGGCAGTTATGTTACTTTTCTGCTCTACAGGAAAGATTTCTATAGTTATTACATGTTGAGTGCCAGCCCATTTTTCTACATTTACTGGTAGTGTTACCCATTGGGTGTCATTGATAGTCTGTTCAAAGACAGGATGATAATCTACTCTAAGTCGAAGTAAGAAAGGTTGGTTCTGAGGGGCACATGTCTCTATTGATAGTTGTTTAGCATTTGTTGGGATTTCAGATAAGTATTCAATAAGGGCGGGAACACCTTCTTCTGGCGGAGTAATTATAAGCACGTTATCATGATTAAATTTATTTTGAAAGACACCTACTTCCAATGATTTTTTGCACGACTTTACTTTCCATAGAGAGTTCCATTTTGCCACTTCTTCAGATGGTATAGGTGGGGTATGGATTTCTTTTTTATTTACCCATTGTTCTAATGTAGGTGGTGGAGTTGGAACTTGAATAGGGATTTTGTACAAGTTGTTTTCAATGCTTCCGCCAGCTTTTATAATGATTTGCTCAGCAACACGAACTGATGCATCAATGAGTGTATTCCATGAGTAGTTTGTAAAAATGAACTTATTATCACTAACTTTTGGCAGGTACTCTTTCCATACAGGTTCTAAAGCGGAAAAACCTTTCATACAACATAAGACACCTGCGGCTGATGAAGGATTACAATCGGCATCCTGACCGCAACGGGTTGTAATTTCAAGCGTTTTTTTCAGGTCTCCCTTACCATAGAGTAAGCCAATCGCAACATAGGCTCCATTGATTTTTGCATCAATGTTTACTAAATTCCCTGGAATGCAATCTATATCATCCTGCCATTTGTGTTCAATATATTTCCATGTTTCCAGCCAATCATCTGGATGTTGATGATAGGATGTTACAACATCTTCTATACATTTGCGATAGGTGCTTTCAGGAGGGATACATGAAAGCCCTATGCGAATCACTTCTTCAACATTATCATCAATAAAGAATGCCGAGGAATACATCCCTGCAATAAAATATCCAGCATAAAGCCCATCACCGTAATTCATGATGGAGCCAAAAACTTCTCCCAGTAGTTGCATTTCTTTGTATAGACCAGGTGTAATAATTCCAAACAGGTCACTTTCAATCTGAAAGTCAATATCATCAGCGTGATAATTAAAACGAGGATGGCCAGATAAAGGAGGCATAATACCCTTTCTTACATTCTCTCTACCTACTCTGTTGGCATGCCATAGCGGATATTTAGACTCAGCGAAGGCTTTCCCTGCCTGTTCGAATGAGATGTTAATGCCATACTTTTCAATGGCTTCCAAGAATGTCATTTCTACATATAAATCATCTTGTTCAAAGGTTCGTTCTAATGCTTCAGATGTCCATTCATCCAAAGGTTCGAGGATAGGAATTCCATTGGAACGAAATTCATACTTATCTCCATAAGTAACGCCTATCATTTGCCCTAACCAAGCCCCTTTACATTTGTCAATGTATTTTTCTCGGGAAAGTTCCCTAAATTCTGATGGGTTTATTGTTTGAGCACCTATTGTAAAAGCTAAGGTGAGAGGGATAATGAGAATAACATATCTTTTCATTTTGAGCCTCCTTCTGTTTCTTATAATGATTTAATAAAACCAGGTTCAAAGTCAACCCATACAGGGTCATACCCCTGGGCTTTAATGGCAGATACAACTTCTTCCACAGTTCTGTGGTCATCAATTTCAAATTGTTCTAATACTGGACGCTGTGAAGTAGTAGTATCCTGATATACTT comes from the Candidatus Hydrogenedens sp. genome and includes:
- a CDS encoding ketose-bisphosphate aldolase gives rise to the protein MPLVPMRQILDEAAKGGYGVGAFNVNNMEQIQAIMQAANDTNSPVIIQASRGALKYSKMIYLKKLMEAAVEEYPHIPVALHLDHGNSVETCKKAIELGFTSVMIDGSLKEDGKTPNSYKGNLEITIKVIELAHPLGVTVEAELGCLGGIEDGHGAGLSDKDVEAHLTDPAQAEEFVKLTGVDALAVAIGTSHGAYKSSRKDPVTGKVLPPKLAMDRIIEIHKRMPNCHMVMHGSSSVPQELVDIINKYGGKMPDTQGIPLEEIKKGIENGVRKVNVDTDSRLAITGAIRKVFWEQPEKFDPREYLGPAREAAYHVYVERMKAFGQAGHAGDYKPLTLEDMKAYYKK
- the chrA gene encoding chromate efflux transporter, which translates into the protein MQSLQEEKKKNIGNISLFQLCWEFLKIGTIGFGGGWVIISMIKHRFVEQKQLITDEDFTIGISLSQFLGAFAVNTTSFIGRKLKGIWGSILSTFFFLLPSFVIVCVLTGLYFKFNKLFNFQYLLKGISPVIIALMLSTAFDLSIKIKKDIGFLLIISLVIIGGILNINYVVLLLFSGFFQVLYSHFIKEKEKNLLPIFFIQPNKISYGLPVLFSMIGTPSIITISFIFFGIGFIFFGGGYALLPLLQNIFVNKLHWISNHDFIVGIAISQATPGPFAIIATFLGYYLHGILGALFATFMIFLPAFLFLQILINLQNNFKDNKNVQSFLRGINIAIIGQLILLSYHFFLVTLLPISVISIILLLTSFLFFFIYRIPPLVFIVIGLVYGFFFIK
- a CDS encoding corrinoid protein; protein product: MGNILEQIAMCVERGKVNKNSPYPPDMRGQDGAEELVQQALAQGIPAVKILNEGLMKGMSVIGKKFSLNEVFVPDVLMSARAMNAGMPFLKSAFERGEAKHKGIFIIGTVQGDLHDIGKNLVRMMMEGAGWKVIDLGVDTAPEKFLGALKENPGAVVGMSALLTTTMINMEKAVKVLKSEVPDVTIVVGGAPLTQDFCDKIGADAYSPDPQGCIEYLDAKLGLAC
- a CDS encoding endonuclease III domain-containing protein — encoded protein: MKSGSRKKRRTIKHPTLMEIYNTLSDFYGPTGWWPGDTPFEIAIGAILTQNTAWSNVEKAIESLKKENLLEPYKIIHCNRTQLEQAIRPSGYFRQKAERLIIFCNYLIDKYNGKIEKMKQKNTSELRNELLNIKGIGPETADDILLYACGHRIFVVDSYTKRIFSRHGILDEKLKYSEIQNYFHKYLPQDVYIYKEYHGLIVWTGKDYCRKVPKCSLCPLNKYPIFNLQNDV
- a CDS encoding DUF169 domain-containing protein, with amino-acid sequence METILSGLLSLKYEPVAILWSNQKPEHAIEFKPGKWGCVMWWFVSSAKGKTAVFSRETYGCWGGGIGLGFGNCYKDFPGGEDCFCRFLSTGNKGHPIGEGVAEQIKNFVTPEFMQDFLHGEGYLSSPEQVQNFIQSLPIIDIPYEYVIFKPLSQINTDIEQPKTVVFLVEPHQLSALIILANFRSRTMNNVIVPYSAGCQTIGIWAYANDDDNDPKAVIGLTDISARLNVKKQIGDNYLTITFPWKLFLQIEEDAPNSFLVKETWSHLTKGKGIGEGES
- a CDS encoding ADP-ribosylglycohydrolase family protein, yielding MKRYVILIIPLTLAFTIGAQTINPSEFRELSREKYIDKCKGAWLGQMIGVTYGDKYEFRSNGIPILEPLDEWTSEALERTFEQDDLYVEMTFLEAIEKYGINISFEQAGKAFAESKYPLWHANRVGRENVRKGIMPPLSGHPRFNYHADDIDFQIESDLFGIITPGLYKEMQLLGEVFGSIMNYGDGLYAGYFIAGMYSSAFFIDDNVEEVIRIGLSCIPPESTYRKCIEDVVTSYHQHPDDWLETWKYIEHKWQDDIDCIPGNLVNIDAKINGAYVAIGLLYGKGDLKKTLEITTRCGQDADCNPSSAAGVLCCMKGFSALEPVWKEYLPKVSDNKFIFTNYSWNTLIDASVRVAEQIIIKAGGSIENNLYKIPIQVPTPPPTLEQWVNKKEIHTPPIPSEEVAKWNSLWKVKSCKKSLEVGVFQNKFNHDNVLIITPPEEGVPALIEYLSEIPTNAKQLSIETCAPQNQPFLLRLRVDYHPVFEQTINDTQWVTLPVNVEKWAGTQHVITIEIFPVEQKSNITACFGNITFQ
- the glmS gene encoding glutamine--fructose-6-phosphate transaminase (isomerizing); amino-acid sequence: MCGIVGYIGPKNAVEIILSGLHRLEYRGYDSAGVAVVNEKGLEFIKSVGKLKVLDAKLEQHPIKGQLGIGHTRWATHGEPSEVNSHPHFDMNMEIAVVHNGIIENFHELREQLQAEGVKFRSQTDTETIVHLVRKYYDGDLFKAVQRALKDLRGAYAIGVICKNNPDVLVAARNGSPLIVGIGDGEGYIASDVPAIMKYTRKVIYIDNGHVCEIKKDTICIEDVDGNPIPVHVHNVEWDDSAAEKEGYPHFMLKEIFQQAEVLQSTLRGRVEEGSDKVQLRDMNISEEELKACQKIYVVACGTAWHAGMVGKYLIEKFARVPVELDLASEFRYRDPIIPPNTILIAVSQSGETADTLEAIRIAKSRGAKVASIVNVVGSSVARESHGVIYQQAGPEIGVASTKAYTSQCMAFALFTIWLGQIRGTLTKQQAREMIEHLRTIPAKVDYVLKNHEKVKELANRPEYKDAESCFYLGRNFNFPSALEGALKLKEISYIHAEGYAAGEMKHGPIALVTETFPVICIAVKGETYEKMVSNIQEIKARRGLVISVATEGDDDIVAHSRDVIYVPDCYEPFSPIVVAVPLQLFAYYIAVNRGCDVDQPRNLAKSVTVE
- a CDS encoding homocysteine S-methyltransferase family protein, whose amino-acid sequence is MDSILSLIKAGKVLVGDGGWGTLLIKAGMQAGECPELWNIDHPDIVSDIAISYKEAGADLVSTNSFGGNRIKLKSYGLENKAKELNRKSAYLTRKAVGEEHHVLASIGPSGKFIIMGDVSEDELYEAFREQAIALEEGGADACTIETMSDLDEARCAIYAVKENTNLEIIVSFTFKRSSDGERFNTMMGTTPETFIQEMKKIGVPILGVNCTLSVEDMNVLLQKMYTYEKETPFLVYPNAGQPQLTNEGIRYPETPEIFKKYVFDFYKNGARIIGGCCGSTPEHIRAIRNEVERISQI
- the ahcY gene encoding adenosylhomocysteinase, with protein sequence MAVAPISFPKIHSGLPYKIKDIKLAELGRKEIELAEHEMPGLMALRERYATKQPLKGARIMGSLHMTIETAVLIETLKILGADVRWASCNIFSTQDQAAAAIVASGTPVFAWKGESLEEYWWCTYQAMCFPNGETPNMIVDDGGDATLLIHRGYELEEHVRKTGKLPPISDGHKELQIVDSLLHQIYQEDPDRWHRTVENWIGVSEETTTGVHRLYQMMKEGKLLTRAMNVNDSVTKSKFDNLYGCRESLGDGIKRATDVMIAGKTVVVAGYGDVGKGCAQAMRGLGARVIITEIDPICALQAAMEGYEVMRMEDAAPIGDIFVTATGCCDVIRGEHMLKMKHRAILCNIGHFDAEIDVDWLEKQENIREENIKPQVDKFIFPDGKEIILLARGRLVNLGCATGHPSFVMSNSFTNQTLAQIALFTEPEKYEKGKVYTLPKKLDEEVARLHLEKIGVKLDRLTQKQADYIGVPIDGPYKPDHYRY